Proteins encoded together in one Clostridia bacterium window:
- a CDS encoding UPF0182 family protein: MAEVDQFSTEKGSRLRKWLILAGIILLYLLLRFFVVFKLDWTWFQVLGYEEVFKRNWSGKLLWGSLLGGVVFLVSLLNFFLVFRIAKKPFRLSLSLGLAFLVSLVAVSKEAGNWLEILSFLQAQPFGIFDPQFNLDLSFYVFRLPVWWLVLRLINLVLFLNLILSVPLYLFLFSGKIEITTEYVTQRIFTVGERKALTHLGFLIGLFFVGLAWRYKLLGYELLFNQEGSVIGAGAADLKARLPGYRFLSLFSLAVGLYVACFMAKNRKRVLGALGIYFLITLLVSGLFPGMYQQFIVDPDELRQELPYLERNIAFTRQAYGLENLTTVEYPVGELTKEDLKANRAIIDNIRLLDHRATRSTYSQQQEIRLYYDFIDVDIDRYVIDGKPTQVLLAARELNREALPEQAKTFNNLLFKYTHGFGLVMSPANAVSETGLPQYLIQDIPPQSVLGEIKQPRIYYGEAKQDNVIVKTGLKEFDYPLGDDNQEYVYEGDGGIPMTFGNKLLLAIRDKQFRYLLSDYITKESLYLETRNLRERVQRIAPFLYFDQDPYLVLGEDGYLYYLLDAYTVTDRYPYSQKVESGNFNYIRNSVKIVINAYSGEVDFYLFEENDPLIKVYQRIFPTLFKDQAEFPKDLEAHLRYPEDLFNLQSAMIRDYHMTNPTVFFTREDRWEIGREVYWGELQVQDPYYSIIRLPGEEKEEFVLMRVFSPARKQNMIAWLAARSDGEHYGKLLLYKFPKGVQIPGTAQVESLIDQDPEISSQLTLWGQGGSRVIRGNLLVYPIAGSLLYVEPLYIEAEQNKYPQLRKVFVYYKDQIVMEDTLELALEKIFGDGLEASSSAIVEEEHSLEELLERFAELHAQGQAKIKAGDWAGYGQIQEEIDSLLRKRWDDEE, from the coding sequence GTGGCAGAAGTAGATCAGTTTTCCACGGAAAAAGGTAGTCGGCTGCGTAAATGGTTAATCTTGGCCGGTATTATACTACTTTATTTATTGCTGAGGTTTTTTGTAGTTTTTAAGTTGGATTGGACTTGGTTTCAAGTATTGGGATATGAAGAGGTTTTTAAACGAAATTGGAGTGGAAAATTACTCTGGGGGAGTCTTTTGGGGGGAGTAGTTTTTTTAGTTAGTTTACTCAATTTTTTCTTGGTTTTTAGGATTGCTAAAAAACCGTTTCGTTTATCTTTGTCTTTAGGTCTTGCTTTTTTAGTTAGTTTAGTGGCTGTTAGTAAAGAGGCAGGAAATTGGTTAGAAATTTTAAGTTTTTTACAGGCACAACCTTTCGGTATTTTTGATCCTCAATTTAATTTAGATTTAAGTTTCTATGTTTTTCGTTTACCAGTATGGTGGTTGGTGCTGCGTTTAATTAATTTAGTCTTATTTTTAAATTTAATTTTAAGTGTGCCTTTATATTTGTTTTTATTTTCCGGTAAAATTGAGATTACCACAGAATATGTTACACAGCGTATCTTTACCGTAGGGGAACGTAAGGCTCTTACTCATCTTGGTTTTTTGATCGGTCTTTTTTTTGTGGGTTTAGCCTGGCGTTATAAATTATTAGGTTATGAATTATTATTTAATCAGGAAGGTTCTGTTATTGGGGCTGGGGCGGCTGATTTAAAAGCCCGTTTGCCGGGTTATCGTTTTTTAAGTTTGTTTTCCTTGGCTGTGGGCTTATATGTTGCTTGTTTTATGGCTAAAAACAGAAAAAGGGTTTTAGGTGCTCTGGGGATTTATTTTTTAATTACATTATTAGTTAGCGGACTTTTTCCGGGAATGTATCAACAATTTATTGTTGATCCTGATGAATTAAGACAGGAACTGCCTTATTTGGAACGTAATATTGCTTTTACTAGACAGGCTTATGGTTTAGAGAATTTAACAACTGTAGAATATCCGGTAGGGGAATTAACTAAAGAAGATTTAAAAGCTAATCGGGCGATTATTGATAATATTCGTCTTTTGGATCATCGGGCTACTAGAAGTACCTATAGTCAGCAGCAGGAAATTAGACTTTATTATGATTTTATTGATGTGGATATTGATCGTTATGTAATAGATGGTAAACCGACACAAGTTTTACTGGCAGCCCGGGAATTAAATCGTGAGGCTTTACCAGAACAGGCTAAAACCTTTAATAATTTATTATTTAAATATACTCATGGCTTTGGTTTAGTGATGAGTCCGGCCAATGCGGTCAGTGAAACAGGTTTACCCCAATATTTAATTCAAGATATTCCACCACAATCGGTGCTGGGGGAAATTAAACAACCGCGGATTTATTATGGTGAAGCTAAACAGGATAATGTGATTGTAAAAACTGGACTTAAAGAATTTGATTATCCTTTGGGTGATGATAACCAAGAATATGTTTATGAAGGTGATGGGGGTATCCCCATGACTTTTGGTAATAAATTATTATTGGCGATTAGGGATAAGCAATTTAGATATTTACTTTCGGATTATATTACGAAAGAGAGTCTTTATTTGGAAACACGTAATCTTCGGGAACGTGTGCAAAGAATTGCACCTTTTTTATATTTTGATCAAGACCCTTATTTAGTTTTGGGAGAAGATGGCTACCTTTATTATTTATTGGATGCTTATACAGTTACTGATCGATATCCTTATTCACAAAAAGTGGAATCTGGAAATTTTAATTATATCCGTAATAGTGTTAAAATAGTAATTAACGCTTATTCTGGGGAAGTTGATTTTTATCTTTTTGAAGAAAATGATCCTTTAATAAAAGTCTATCAGCGTATTTTCCCTACATTATTTAAAGATCAGGCAGAATTTCCGAAAGATTTAGAGGCTCATCTCCGTTATCCAGAGGATTTATTTAATCTCCAATCAGCCATGATTCGAGATTATCATATGACTAATCCCACTGTCTTTTTTACACGTGAAGATCGCTGGGAAATAGGTCGAGAAGTATATTGGGGTGAATTACAGGTTCAAGATCCTTATTATAGTATTATTCGTTTACCAGGTGAAGAAAAAGAGGAATTTGTTTTGATGCGGGTTTTTTCACCAGCACGGAAACAAAATATGATTGCTTGGTTAGCTGCCCGTTCTGATGGTGAACATTATGGTAAACTCCTTCTTTATAAGTTCCCTAAAGGAGTACAAATCCCGGGTACAGCACAGGTAGAATCATTGATTGATCAGGATCCTGAAATTTCAAGTCAGTTAACACTTTGGGGACAAGGTGGCAGTAGAGTTATTCGGGGTAATCTTTTGGTTTATCCCATAGCTGGTTCACTACTTTATGTGGAACCTTTATACATTGAAGCAGAGCAGAATAAATATCCACAATTAAGAAAGGTTTTTGTCTATTATAAAGATCAAATTGTTATGGAGGATACTTTGGAATTAGCTCTGGAAAAAATTTTTGGTGATGGCTTAGAGGCCTCTTCTTCTGCTATAGTAGAAGAAGAACATTCCCTAGAGGAATTATTGGAGCGTTTTGCGGAATTACATGCTCAGGGACAGGCAAAAATTAAAGCCGGTGATTGGGCCGGCTATGGTCAAATTCAAGAGGAGATTGATAGTTTATTAAGGAAGCGGTGGGATGATGAAGAATAA
- the nadE gene encoding NAD(+) synthase encodes MKITIAQLKSGDLERNLAKLKELNLQTDLIVLPETFLYGHPEDLLLTKVWFRENIRNLLVIMRQLQVDFPDIGWVVGGSWAKFADAFFISEEEQLVKLHGKKRVDFRGEKIGFLLNDDLWDRSKVAEHQEAGATLIISLNTLPFYQGIEKELYNQVRKHVGRYRLPFLLVNQVGKINDFLFEGKCFCLDSVGEPLVVLPSFEESVQTFSLSQQERVTYLATNEKEAVRRALVAGIREFFQEAGFCRALIGLSGGIDSAVAAALAVEALGPENVLAVTLPSPFTPQESVEDAKKLANNLGVCLRILEIKELYETYLELLKADFEGLEFDQTEENLQARIRGTILMALANKFNCLLLNASNKSELATGYCTLYGDLCGALGVLRDVPKTLVYELAAELNREKEIIPQEIIKKEPSAELRPGQKDGDSLPPYEVLDEILEYLVGGCVVSDLVEKGFEKELVEKIRELLIKNEHKRRQAPPGLIVTTRPETLLYKF; translated from the coding sequence ATGAAAATTACTATTGCTCAATTAAAAAGTGGGGATTTAGAGAGAAATTTAGCTAAATTAAAGGAGCTTAATTTACAGACAGATTTAATTGTTCTGCCGGAAACTTTTTTATATGGGCACCCAGAGGACCTATTATTGACTAAGGTTTGGTTCAGAGAAAATATTCGGAACCTTTTGGTGATCATGAGACAACTGCAGGTAGATTTCCCGGATATTGGTTGGGTAGTTGGGGGTTCTTGGGCAAAATTTGCTGATGCTTTTTTTATTTCGGAAGAAGAACAGCTAGTAAAGCTGCACGGTAAAAAAAGGGTTGATTTTCGGGGTGAAAAAATTGGTTTCTTGCTTAATGATGATTTGTGGGATAGAAGTAAGGTGGCAGAACATCAAGAAGCTGGAGCTACCTTAATTATTAGTTTAAATACGTTGCCTTTTTATCAGGGGATTGAAAAAGAACTTTATAATCAGGTGAGGAAACATGTAGGTAGGTACCGCTTACCTTTTTTATTGGTTAATCAGGTTGGGAAAATTAATGATTTTCTTTTTGAAGGTAAATGCTTTTGTTTAGATTCAGTAGGCGAACCTTTGGTAGTGCTGCCTAGTTTTGAAGAAAGTGTGCAGACCTTTTCTTTATCTCAGCAGGAACGGGTTACTTATCTTGCTACTAATGAAAAGGAGGCAGTACGGCGTGCTTTAGTGGCAGGTATTCGTGAATTTTTTCAGGAAGCAGGATTTTGCCGAGCATTGATCGGTTTATCGGGGGGAATAGATTCGGCTGTGGCAGCTGCTTTGGCTGTGGAAGCTTTGGGCCCGGAAAATGTTTTGGCTGTTACTTTACCTTCTCCTTTTACACCACAGGAAAGTGTTGAAGATGCGAAAAAATTAGCTAATAATTTAGGGGTGTGTTTACGTATTTTAGAGATTAAGGAACTTTATGAAACTTATTTGGAATTGTTAAAAGCTGATTTTGAGGGTTTAGAATTTGATCAAACTGAGGAAAATTTGCAGGCTCGGATTCGGGGTACTATTTTGATGGCCTTGGCTAATAAATTTAATTGTTTGTTGTTAAATGCTAGTAATAAAAGTGAACTGGCAACTGGTTATTGTACTTTATATGGGGATTTGTGTGGAGCTTTGGGAGTACTGAGGGATGTGCCTAAAACGTTGGTTTATGAGTTAGCGGCTGAGCTTAATCGAGAAAAAGAAATAATTCCGCAGGAAATAATTAAAAAAGAGCCCAGTGCAGAATTGAGACCTGGACAAAAGGATGGTGATAGTTTACCACCTTATGAAGTTTTGGATGAGATTCTAGAGTATTTGGTGGGCGGTTGTGTGGTAAGTGATCTGGTGGAAAAGGGATTTGAAAAAGAGTTGGTAGAGAAAATTAGGGAGCTGTTGATTAAAAATGAGCATAAGAGAAGACAGGCACCACCTGGATTAATTGTTACTACTCGTCCGGAAACTTTATTATATAAATTTTAA